Below is a genomic region from bacterium.
GACCTGTGGGCGGACTTGCTGGGAACCCTGAAGCCCGGCGGAGATCCCGCCCACTACATGGGCTATCTCGTCCTTCAATCCTCCGACGACAAGGTTTTTGAAGTCATCGATGGCCAGCAGCGCATCACCACCATCAGCTTGATTGTGCTGGCCGTGCTGAAGAACCTGCAACG
It encodes:
- a CDS encoding DUF262 domain-containing protein; this encodes MAATNFKTENNTFRKLIGNGLAYRIPRFQRDYSWTEDEWEDLWADLLGTLKPGGDPAHYMGYLVLQSSDDKVFEVIDGQQRITTISLIVLAVLKNLQR